One Bacteroidota bacterium genomic window carries:
- a CDS encoding T9SS type A sorting domain-containing protein produces the protein MFNYEPNETATSIEDTVLDGIASFDIYPYPAQDQVHVALQLLQTAYIQLEVFDVLGQRVRALAEGTVPSGVQLFSWLPNNTTTGLYFVRLSVDGTVQTKPIVLVK, from the coding sequence TTGTTCAACTACGAGCCAAACGAAACGGCAACGAGCATTGAAGATACGGTGCTGGACGGCATAGCTTCCTTCGACATCTACCCCTACCCGGCACAGGATCAGGTACATGTAGCCCTGCAACTCTTGCAAACAGCTTACATTCAGCTTGAAGTGTTTGACGTGCTTGGCCAGAGGGTGAGAGCACTGGCAGAAGGAACAGTGCCTTCCGGCGTGCAACTGTTCTCCTGGCTGCCTAACAATACAACCACCGGCCTCTACTTTGTACGGCTTTCTGTAGATGGCACCGTCCAGACGAAGCCGATTGTGTTGGTTAAGTAA
- a CDS encoding putative collagen-binding domain-containing protein, translating into MATQSNLTWKVFESPTAQAWWYHAATGICVDGGKMDVAPAVSFDPPGDESRGNDWALLIEA; encoded by the coding sequence ATGGCAACACAGTCGAACTTAACCTGGAAAGTTTTTGAATCTCCCACCGCACAAGCCTGGTGGTACCATGCAGCTACGGGTATCTGTGTAGATGGTGGCAAAATGGATGTAGCGCCAGCTGTCTCATTTGATCCTCCTGGAGATGAATCCCGAGGCAATGACTGGGCCTTACTTATTGAAGCCTAG